TCCCCAGTTTGAACGCTGCTGAAATTGATAAGGCCTTTGACCGTTTCGATGGGTTACGTCATGCCAATGGCGCGGTGCCAACCGCTGAGCTGCGCCTTGAGATGCAAAAGACCATGCAATCCGATGCGGCCGTATTCCGCGCCTCGGACACATTGGCAGCCGGCCTCAGCAAAATGACCGAAATCGCCGCAAAAATGGATGATATCAAAGTGACTGATACCAGCCTCGTGTGGAATAGCGATCTTATGGAAACGCTTGAATTGGGCAATCTAATGCCCAACGCTTTGGCCACCATCGCCGGCGCCGAGGCGCGTAAAGAAAGCCGCGGCGCGCATGCCCATGAAGATTTCGCTGATCGAGATGATGCGGCTTGGCGGGTGCATACATTGGCGGTGATTGACGGCGCCAAATGCGATCTGAGCTATCGGCCGGTCGTGTTGGATCGCCTCACGGATGAAGATCAGGGTGGCATATCGCTTGAGAGAATCGCGCCTAAAGTGCGTACATTTTGAGCGCGGCTGTGAAAATAAAGACGGGATATAAAGACCAGATGAGGGCAATATGGTTCAGCTAACGCTTCCTAAGAATTCACGGATCCGCACTGGAAAAACCTGGCCAAAACCAGCAGGTGCAACCAATATCCGCAAGTTTTCCATCTATCGGTGGTCGCCAGATGATGGAGAAAACCCCAGCGTTGATACTTATTTCGTGGATATGGATAGATGCGGCCCGATGGTCTTGGACGCGCTGATCAAAATCAAAAACGAAATTGATCCCACCTTGACCTTTCGCCGCTCGTGCCGGGAAGGTATTTGTGGCTCTTGTGCGATGAATATCGATGGCATTAACACGCTGGCTTGTATTTATGGCATGGATGAGATCAAGGGCGATGTGAAGATCTATCCCTTGCCGCATATGCCCGTTATTCGCGATTTGATCCCTGATCTAACGCATTTTTATGCCCAGCATGCCAGCATCATGCCTTGGCTGGAAACCAAAACCAACCGTCCGGCGAAAGAGTGGAAGCAATCGATCGAAGATCGCAAAAAACTGGATGGGCTGTATGAATGCGTGATGTGCGCCTCTTGCTCAACCTCCTGCCCGTCTTACTGGTGGAATGGCGATCGCTATTTGGGGCCAGCTGCCTTGCTGCACGCCTATCGCTGGATCATTGATTCGCGCGATGAAGCTACAGGCGAGCGGTTGGATGAATTGGAAGATCCGTTTAAGCTCTATCGCTGTCATACGATCATGAATTGTGCCAAAACCTGCCCCAAAGGGCTTAACCCGGCTAAGGCGATCTCAGAAATTAAAAAGATGATGGTCGAGCGGACAGTCTAGCGCGCACAGAGCGGCCTGTTTACAGGGTCATTTTGTATAAGGGTGGTCACATGTTGGAAATGCCTGAAGATGGCGCTGCGCGCCAAGCTATAAAGCCCGTGATTTGTTATCCGGTTGAAAGCTTACCCAAGCCCGATATGGCGGCTTTGAAGACATTGCGCCAGTTCGCCGTAAAATCCGATGAAGTGATTATTGCACCGCGCGATGCCAGCTGTTTTGATGCGCCGGCGGGCTCGTTTTTTCGCATTTCTTCTATCGAAGGCGCGCAGGTTGGTGATCTGAATTTGTGGAACGCCCAAAATCTGCATGAACGGTTTTATTCTGGGAAAACCCGCGCTCTGCATGGCACGCATCTCACGCAGGAAGAGCGGATGTGGTCATGCTTTCCCTATTTGAGGCCGATGGCAACGGTATTTGAAGATACGCTTGCATGGTATGGAGTCGATGCATATGGGGGCTCGGTGCATGACGTGATTGGAACCCGCTGTGATCCGTACACGCATGGTTTGCTTTCGGGCGGTGAGGCCTATCACCACTGCTGTCATTCCAACTTAACCCGGGCTTTGGCGGGCAGGCTGGCACGGCCCGTGCGCGAGGTGGAAGAGATGGTGCATGATGTTTTGAACGTGTTTATGTGCACGGGGTTTACCCGCGATACGGGGCAGTATTTCATGAAAGCCAGCCCTGTACGCCCAGGTGATTATCTTGAGTTTTTTGCCGAAATTGATCTTTTGGGGGCGCTAAGCGCCTGCCCTGGGGGGGATTGTTCCTTGGAACATTCCAGCGATACCGCGATATGTCATCCGCTAAAGGTCGAGATCTTTAGCGCGCCCCCGGATGCCTTGGCGGATTGGCAGGGCCCTGCACTGTCGAGCTATGATCGCGGCCACGGGGTGTAATCACGCGGGCGCGAGCCCAAGCAAAACCTGTGATAGCGGCAAAAGGCGCGCGCCGTGCCCGGCTTTGCTGGGCCTTGTTATACGTCAAAAGCTGCGTGCAGCGCGATTTCCACCATATCTCCAAAGCTCTTTTCCCGCTGATCCGCGGGCAGCGCCTCGCCGGTTTGCAAATGATCTGAAACGGTCAAAACGGCCAGAGCCCGAACGCCATATCGCGCGGCAAGATTGTATAATTCGGCCGCCTCCATTTCGACACCCAAGATGCCATGGCGGGTCATTTCTTGGTTTAGGTCGGGACGCTCATCGTAAAACACATCTGACGAGTAGATACCGCCAATATGGGTTGCGATGGCTTTGGCTTGCGCGGCGCGGGCCGCCGCCTCTAACAAAGCATAATCGGCGCAAGGGGCAAAGTTGAATTCTTTAAAAATGCCAAGAGACGGGGTGGAAATGCTGCTGGCGGTCATTGCCAGAATGATATCGCGTATCCCAACATGTGGTTGCATGCCGCCACAGGATCCAATTCGGATCAGAGTTTTGGCCCCATAGTCTTTGATCAGCTCATTGGCGTAGATGGATAAAGATGGCATGCCCATACCCGATCCTTGGATGGTCACCCTGTGGTCTTTATAAAACCCGGTAAATCCCAGCATGCCGCGCACTTCGTTCACAAGCGCGACGTCAGATAGGAAGGTTTCCGCCGCCCATTTCGCGCGATAGGGATCGCCGGGCAAAAGAACGGTTTCTGCGATTTGATCTGGGGTGGCACCGATATGGATTGTCATGAAAAGCCTCTATCGTGTATATTTTATGAAAGGGGTAAGCTGGCCGATCTGATCATATAGATGGCGGGCTTGGTGATTGAATTCTTGCGTCATCCAATAGACGCTTGGGCACCCGGCCTGATCGCTGGCGTGATACACGGCGTTGATTAAAGCTTTGGCAACCCCTTTGCCGCGTTGCTGCGGTGCGGTGAATAAATCTTGCAGATATACCACATCTTCGACCCGCCAATTATGCGGATGAAAAATATAATGCACCAAGCCCACCATTTCACCGCCCAGTTCGGCCACGATTGCGTTTTGCCTTGTGATATCGTTTGAACAGAGGCGCTCAAAGGTGGTGCGATATACGTTTTCCGCCAGCTCGGTTTCATAAAATGCCAGATACCCCTGCCAAAGCGCCTGCCAGGCGTGATAGTCGTTGGGCCGTAAGCTGCGCGTTGTGATCACCGCGTGTTCCTTTATTTGCTCTTGGCGAAAATCTAACGAAGCCTGCCAGACAAGGCCAGCCTTGTTCTTCGGAGGTTGTGATTTTTTGGGGCCTGCGGACGCGTTACTCTGCGGCTAAATCGGTTGGATCTGCAAGACTGACGATATCCATCATAATGGTGTTCAGTTCGAAATCTTTCGGGGTGTATATTTTTGCAACGCCCATCGCTGTCAGACGGATCATATCCTCTTGTGGGATAATGCCGCCAACCACCACGGGAATATTATCAAGTTGGGCCAGTTGCAGGCGTTTCATCATATCTTCTACCAAAGGAATATGGCTGCCCGATAAGATTGACAGACCGATCACATGGGGCTGGTGCTCTTGAACAGAGGCAATCAGTTGTTCGGGGGTTAAGCGGATGCCATCATAAGCAATCTTCATTCCGCAATCGCGTGCGCGGGCGGCGATTTGCTCGGCCCCGTTCGAATGGCCGTCAAGCCCGGGTTTGCCCATCAAAAAGCCCAAGCGGCGCCCCAGCTTCTGACTCACAAGATCGACCGCATCGCGAATTTCATCCAGCCCTTCGCTTTGGTTGGACACGCCATGCGCCACGCCGGTTGGCCCTCTGTATTCGCCATAGATAAGCCGCATTTGCGCCGCCCATTCGCCGGTTGTTACGCCGGCTTTGGCCGCAGCGATAGAAGCGGGCATGATGTTCTCACCTGCCCGCGCCGCCGCGCGTAAGCTGCGCAGCGCGGTCGCAACGGATGCGTCATCGCGGGCGCTGCGCCAAGCGTTCAACCGGTCCACCTGATCTTGCTCAACGGCGGGATCAACCGTCATTATGCCACCATCTCCGGCGGTAAGCGGCGAAGGCTCTCCCGTGGTGAATTTATTGACCCCAACCACGGTGGTTTCTTTCGAAGCGATCTTGTTCAGCCTTTGCGTGTTGCTTTCCACGAGGCGCGATTTCATGTAGCCGATCGCTTCGATTGCGCCGCCCAGCGCATCAAGCGATGCCAGCTCATGGCGCGCTTCGTCTTTCAAACGCTCAACCTTGGCCTCGATGGTGGGGTTGCCGTCGAACAGATCTTCATATTCCAGCAGATCGGTCTCAAAGGCCATGATCTGCTGCATCCGCATCGACCATTGTTGATCCCAGGGGCGCGGTAGGCCCAAAGCTTCATTCCAAGCTGGCAATTGCACGGCTCGCGCGCGGGCATTTTTTGACAATGTGACCGCCAGCATTTCGATCAGAATACGATAGACATTGTTTTCCGGTTGCTGTTCGGTAAGCCCCAGTGAATTAACTTGCACCCCATATCTGAACCGTCGGTATTTTGGATTTTCAACGCCATAGCGGGATTGGCAAATTTCATCCCACAACTCCACAAAAGCGCGCATCTTACACATTTCTGTGACGAAGCGAATGCCTGCATTCACAAAAAACGAGATACGACCGACGAGTTTGGGAAAATCATGCGCTGGCACGCGTGCTTGCAACTCATCCAATACCGCGGTTGCGGTTGCCAAAGCAAAGGCAAGTTCTTGTTCTGGTGTCGCTCCGGCTTCTTGTAAATGATAAGAGCACACGTTCATCGGGTTCCACTTTGGCAGCTGCTCATAGCAATATTCTGCCACATCGCCGATCAATTTGAGCGAGGGTTGCGGGGGGCAAATATAGGTGCCTCGCGACAAATATTCCTTGATAATATCATTTTGCACGGTGCCTTGCAGCGCTCTTATATTGGCGCCCTGCTCCTCAGCAACCGCGATATATAACGCCAGCAGCCAAGGGGCTGTAGCATTGATCGTCATTGAGGTGTTCATCTGGTCGAGGGGGATCTGCTCAAACAGACTGCGCATATCGCCAAGATGGCAAATTGGCACCCCGACTTTTCCAACTTCCCCCTGCGCCAATAGATGATCGCTGTCATAGCCTGTCTGGGTGGGTAAATCGAAGGCTACCGACAATCCTGTCTGGCCTTTTTGCAAATTTGATCGGTAAAGCGCATTTGAGTCGCGCGCCGTTGAATGGCCCGCATATGTTCTGATCAACCATGGACGATCTTTTGGTGATGGGCTCATTTACGCAACCTTTGCGATATAATATTATTACTATTTTTTGTTTTTATATGAAATAATATACCAATGTCAATTCGCTGCGCTGCGGCAGGCTGAAATTTCCATCTGCTTCTTGATCTGGGCTTTGTAGACGAGGACGAACCTTATAAATCAAATGTTTTATTGGCTGTTGTGATCTTTTTATGGATCTTAGCGAATATTTATTTGGAATTATTTTAAATAGGTTTCTTGCCCCGCGATTTGGCTATGGCAGCGCGTGCTACGCCAATTTAAATTTCATCTGAGTTTATTCCGCATAATTTTTTAATTGAAATGTAATTATATTTCAAAAATATATTAAATAAGGTTGCAAAGTTACCTTTTGGGCGATAACGGTGGCTGAGGCAAAAATTTCTGCGCTGCGGCGCGACAGGGCATAGGAGAGAGTAATGGCGCTTGATGTAAAGCCTGAAACGGCACGCTATGAGGCCAAAGAAAAAGATTTATACGACGTCGGAGAAATGCCGCCATTGGGGTTTGTTCCAAAATCTATGCATGCCTGGGCCATTCGCCGCGAGCGGCATGGCGAACCGGATCGCTCGTTCCAATTGGAAGTTGTGGATGTCCCTTCGTTGGGCAGTCATGACGTGCTGGTTTTGGTAATGGCTGCCGGGGTGAACTATAACGGAGTTTGGGCTGGTTTGGGCATTCCAATAAGCCCGTTTGATGTGCATAAAGCCGCGTATCATATCGCTGGCTCTGATGCCTCTGGTATCGTTTGGGCCGTCGGCGAAAAGGTCACAAGATGGCGCGTCGGGGATGAGGTGGTGATCCATTGCAATCAGGATGATGGAGATGATGAAGAATGTAATGGTGGCGACCCGATGTATTCTGCCAGTCAGCGGATTTGGGGTTATGAGACACCGGATGGATCTTTTGCACAATTCACGGCGGTACAATCACAGCAATTGATGCCGCGCCCCAAGCATCTGACATGGGAAGAAAGTGCCTGTTACACGCTGACATTGGCGACCGCCTATCGGATGCTATTCGGGCACCACCCACATGACCTAAAGCCAGGGCAAAACGTGTTGGTTTGGGGCGCGTCTGGGGGTTTGGGCTCTTATGCAATCCAACTGATCAATACGGCTGGCGGGAATGCGATTGCCGTGATTTCGGATGAAGATAAACGCGACTTTGTGCTGAGCTTGGGCGCGAAAGGCGTTATCAATCGCAAAGATTTTAAGTGTTGGGGGCAATTGCCGGTTGTGAATTCTGAGGCATATAAAACCTGGTTCGCCGAGGTGCGCAAGTTTGGCAAGGCCATTTGGGAGATTACGGGCAAGGGCGTGAATGTGGATATCGTGTTCGAACACCCCGGTGAAAGCACCTTCCCCGTTTCGACCTTCGTGTGTAAAAAAGGTGGGATGGTGGTGATCTGTGCGGGCACCACAGGGTATAATCTGACGCTAGATGCACGTTATCTTTGGATGAACCAGAAGCGCGTGCAAGGCAGCCATTTTGCGCATTTGCAGCAAGCCTCAGCGGCCAATAAGCTGATGATCGAACGGCGGTTAGATCCTTGCATGTCCGAAGTCTTTGGTTGGAATGAGATTCCCGCCGCGCATATTAAAATGCGCCGCAATGAGCATAAGCCGGGAAATATGGCGGTTTTGGTACAAGCGCCACGGGCAGGTTTGCGCACGTTTGAGGATGCGATTTTATAGGCTCAAAAAGGACGCCTCGGGCAGGTTGCCACGAAGCGCTTCTGTCAGGGGAGGGCGCAGTCTTTTATGTCCGTTCTATGCTTTTCAGTGGGTTATTGTGAACCCCCTCACTATTTTTGGGGAGTTGGAAAACGCGAATTTCGTTAAATCAGACGCTTTGCTATCCTAGACTTAACACTCTGTTAACCATTTTTCGTGAGAATCGCTATGACGCATAATTGGATTATTGATGTCCTTTCAGATCTTCGTACTTTCGCCGAGAAGAACGGCCTAGAGGGGCTGGCTTTGCAATTAGACAATGCGCAATTAATGGCCGCACTGGAAATTGCGGCAAAAACCGAGGGGCTGCGCAGTGACGCGTTACACAAAGATCACGACCTTCGAACCCACGCTGGGCCGCCTCGAGAACGCCAGCCAGCTGGCTGATGTTCAATCCGTTATTGAAGAATTTCGCGATGTATTTTGCGTTGATCATATGGTGTATCATTGGGTGAATTCGAAATGTGGGCGGCTGGGGGTGGGCACGTATTCGGGCGCTTGGGTCAGCCGTTATATCCAGCAATCCTATATTCGTATCGATCCGGTGATTTTGGGGTGCTTTCAGCGGTTTCACCCCGTTGATTGGAAAGATCTTGATTGGTCAAGCAAAGCGGCGCGGGCGTTTCAGGCCGACGCGTTAGATCATGGGGTGGGTCGTCAGGGGCTGTCTATTCCGATCCGTGGGCCAAAAGGCCAATACGCTTTGTTTACGATCAGTCATAACGCTTCGGATGAGGCATGGGCGGGCTTTATCGAAATAGCTCGGCGCGATCTTATTTTAATTGCGCATTATTTTAATAAAAAAATTTTAGATATCGAAGCCGAAGGTATCGCAGCTCCCAGCCCCGCGCTTTCCCCGCGCGAAAATGAAACGCTGACATTTCTGGCGCTTGGGTATAGTCGGGGGCAAGTTGCGCATACATTATGCATTTCGGAAAATACATTGCGCGTCTATATTGAAAGTGCGCGCTATAAATTGGGCGCTGCCAATACCACGCATGCGGTTTCTTTGGCAGTCAGCCGCGGGTTGATTTTGCTCTAGCTCGCCTGCGCTGCGCGCGCATGTCTAAGCTAAGTTTAATGCTCTGATCCTAGTCCTTTTAAGGCAATCAGGGGATTATATATTTGCTTAGATATCTTTATGGCGATCAGCTATCTGATCACCCGCTTTTGCGCGACACCATGTTTCGTGATCGTGCCTCCCAGTTTAGAACCCGCCTTAAATGGAGGGTGGATGTGGATGAAAATGGCTTCGAGCGCGATGAGTATGACGCGCTTAATCCGCTTTATGTGGTCTTGGAAAATAATCTTGGCCGGCATGAGGGCTCTTTGCGGCTGCTGCCCACCACGGGGCGCTGTATGATCAATGAGAAGTTCTGTTTTTTGCTGGGAGGCAGCAGCCTGAGCAGCCCGTTGATCTGGGAATCTACGCGGTTCTGTCTGGCTCCGAAAGCGTTCAAGCATAGCGCGTCAAAATTGATGCTGGCGGCGGGTGAGGTCATGCTTGGGTTTGGCGTTGAGCAATCGGTGGCGGTCTTTGATCATACGATGCGGCGCATCTATCGGCGTATCGGGGCAACCCCTGAGATTTTAGCCGAGCAGGGCGCCGGGAAAACATATATCGGGTTGGGATTATGGACTTTTTCTCCCCTGCAGCGTCAGGCGGTTGCCCGCCGCGCGAAGGTTTTGCCGGAACATTCAAGCCGTTGGTTTGATTTGGCTTTTGGGGCAAGCAAGCGCGTGGTGCCTGTGCCGTAGCGAAAGTGGCTTCTCACTGGCGCTTTGGTGGCATGGCCGGTAAACTGAGCTTATGCAGATGCGGCAGGTTGAACTTTCTTTAGATCAGGCAGAGGCCTATGATCATGTGGCGGCGCTGCTGCGCGCCGCTGGCGTAGACCTTGAAAACAACCTTTTGGTACCGGGGCGCGAGCGCGATGCCCGCGTTACCGCTTTGATCGGTAAGGCGGGTTCGGGGAAAACCTTATTGCTGTCGGAACTTTATCACGCGATGCGCAGCATCGGTGTTGAGGTCGTGTCGGGGGATTATGAACCGCGGCGCAATCGTACCAAGCGCAGTTTGGCGATTTTGGCACCCACGAATAAAGCCGCCAGCGTGCTGCGTATGAAAGGTGTGCCGGCCACCACCATCCACCGCATTCTTTATACGCCGGTTTATGATCCGGAATATGAAAAAATTGCGGACTGGCTGGCCGGTCAATCTGAAAAACCACAGATTGAAGATTTAAGCGAGGCGGCCCTGGCGCGTGCTTTTGAGTTTTACCAAAACAATAAATCTATCCCGGGGGCGCTGGCTGCGGCTGGCTTGCGTGGTTCGGATTTCATTACCGGCTGGAAGCGCCGCGAAGATCCGTTGGATATCGGCTTTATCGATGAAGCCTCAATGTTGGATGATCGACAATTTGAGGATTTACAGCAAATTTTTCCAATATTGGTTCTATTCGGAGATCCGGCGCAATTGGCCCCGGTAAACCAATCGGGCCAAATGGTATTTGAAAAATTAGACCCGGAAAAGCAGATCACGCTGCAACGCGTTCATCGCCAAGATGCGGATAATCCGATCTTGGATTTGGCCCATGCGCTCGGTGATCCTGCGCTTGGATTTTCTGATTTTGAAGCGATGATTTCGCATTATGCCACGCGCGATGAGCGGGTTATTTTGGGCCAGCGCGTCGATGTTGATCTGATGGCCCGCAGCCCGGTTTTGGTTTGGCGCAATGCCACCCGAATTCGGCTTATTTCGGCCTTTCGAAGGGTTTATGATGCACCCGAAACCGAGCTGCTAGAGGGCGAACCACTGATTTGCGATGGCATTGAATTGCCGTTGAAACATCGTAAGAAGCGCCTTGATTTGGAGGCGCGGGGCCTGATCAAAGGCGCGCAAGTTGTCTATTTGGGCCCTGGGCGGCGCGCCGGCTTTTCAAAATTGCACGTGATCGGGGCGGAAGACCCAAAAGTTTCAGCGGCCTCGATCATCAAAATTGAAAAACCCGGTGAAGAAGAGCCGTTTATTCCGTTTGCGGCCAATATGGGCGCCGCTTTTTTACATGGCGCGGCCGTGACCATCCATAAAGCGCAGGGCAGCCAATGGGAAACGGTGCAGGTTTTTGCACCAGATCTGGAAATGGCTGCGCGTATGGGGCGAGTCGAGGCCAATCAACCGCTTTGGAAGCGCCTTGCCTATGTGGCGATCACCCGGGCCGAGCAGCGGCTGATCTGGGTGGTGCGTAACCGATTGTCCAAACCCTCAACCCCGCTTCAAATCGAGGATCTTCGCGCGCAGGCTCCGGCGCCTTTGGCTTTGGATATTCAAGAAGATGGATAATCTGTTCAGCTCTGCTTGGGGCGCGGCAAGAAGGTGGCTTGCAAACCGCGCGGTTTCCTTTTCATATGGCAATCAGACGCTGCAAGGGGGGGGTGGTGAATGCTTGGCCAAATGATGCATCGACCGTTGTCGATTATCGAAATTTTAAAATTTGCGGCAGAGGCGCATCCGCGCGCCGAGATGGTTTCGGTGCGCACCGAAGGTGATATACATCGCCAAACTTACGCTGACAGTTTACGCCGCGTTGGACAATTGGCGCATGCTTTGAAAAAGCTTGGCGTCGCACCGGGCGCAAGAATTGCCACTTTAGCTTGGAATGGCTATCGGCATTTTGAATTATATTATGCGATATCTGGGATTGGTGCGGTCTGCCACACCATCAATCCGCGCCTCAGTGCTGAGCAAATGCTCTATATCATTGGCCATGCGGGCGATGAGATTTTGTTTATCGACACCAGTTTCGTGCCTCTGGTGCAGGCGCTGGCGGATAAAT
The sequence above is drawn from the Rhodobacteraceae bacterium IMCC1335 genome and encodes:
- a CDS encoding protein meaA; the protein is MSPSPKDRPWLIRTYAGHSTARDSNALYRSNLQKGQTGLSVAFDLPTQTGYDSDHLLAQGEVGKVGVPICHLGDMRSLFEQIPLDQMNTSMTINATAPWLLALYIAVAEEQGANIRALQGTVQNDIIKEYLSRGTYICPPQPSLKLIGDVAEYCYEQLPKWNPMNVCSYHLQEAGATPEQELAFALATATAVLDELQARVPAHDFPKLVGRISFFVNAGIRFVTEMCKMRAFVELWDEICQSRYGVENPKYRRFRYGVQVNSLGLTEQQPENNVYRILIEMLAVTLSKNARARAVQLPAWNEALGLPRPWDQQWSMRMQQIMAFETDLLEYEDLFDGNPTIEAKVERLKDEARHELASLDALGGAIEAIGYMKSRLVESNTQRLNKIASKETTVVGVNKFTTGEPSPLTAGDGGIMTVDPAVEQDQVDRLNAWRSARDDASVATALRSLRAAARAGENIMPASIAAAKAGVTTGEWAAQMRLIYGEYRGPTGVAHGVSNQSEGLDEIRDAVDLVSQKLGRRLGFLMGKPGLDGHSNGAEQIAARARDCGMKIAYDGIRLTPEQLIASVQEHQPHVIGLSILSGSHIPLVEDMMKRLQLAQLDNIPVVVGGIIPQEDMIRLTAMGVAKIYTPKDFELNTIMMDIVSLADPTDLAAE
- a CDS encoding DUF1989 domain-containing protein; the encoded protein is MEMPEDGAARQAIKPVICYPVESLPKPDMAALKTLRQFAVKSDEVIIAPRDASCFDAPAGSFFRISSIEGAQVGDLNLWNAQNLHERFYSGKTRALHGTHLTQEERMWSCFPYLRPMATVFEDTLAWYGVDAYGGSVHDVIGTRCDPYTHGLLSGGEAYHHCCHSNLTRALAGRLARPVREVEEMVHDVLNVFMCTGFTRDTGQYFMKASPVRPGDYLEFFAEIDLLGALSACPGGDCSLEHSSDTAICHPLKVEIFSAPPDALADWQGPALSSYDRGHGV
- a CDS encoding LuxR family transcriptional regulator, translated to MTRYTKITTFEPTLGRLENASQLADVQSVIEEFRDVFCVDHMVYHWVNSKCGRLGVGTYSGAWVSRYIQQSYIRIDPVILGCFQRFHPVDWKDLDWSSKAARAFQADALDHGVGRQGLSIPIRGPKGQYALFTISHNASDEAWAGFIEIARRDLILIAHYFNKKILDIEAEGIAAPSPALSPRENETLTFLALGYSRGQVAHTLCISENTLRVYIESARYKLGAANTTHAVSLAVSRGLILL
- a CDS encoding AAA family ATPase; this translates as MQMRQVELSLDQAEAYDHVAALLRAAGVDLENNLLVPGRERDARVTALIGKAGSGKTLLLSELYHAMRSIGVEVVSGDYEPRRNRTKRSLAILAPTNKAASVLRMKGVPATTIHRILYTPVYDPEYEKIADWLAGQSEKPQIEDLSEAALARAFEFYQNNKSIPGALAAAGLRGSDFITGWKRREDPLDIGFIDEASMLDDRQFEDLQQIFPILVLFGDPAQLAPVNQSGQMVFEKLDPEKQITLQRVHRQDADNPILDLAHALGDPALGFSDFEAMISHYATRDERVILGQRVDVDLMARSPVLVWRNATRIRLISAFRRVYDAPETELLEGEPLICDGIELPLKHRKKRLDLEARGLIKGAQVVYLGPGRRAGFSKLHVIGAEDPKVSAASIIKIEKPGEEEPFIPFAANMGAAFLHGAAVTIHKAQGSQWETVQVFAPDLEMAARMGRVEANQPLWKRLAYVAITRAEQRLIWVVRNRLSKPSTPLQIEDLRAQAPAPLALDIQEDG
- a CDS encoding GNAT family N-acetyltransferase encodes the protein MITTRSLRPNDYHAWQALWQGYLAFYETELAENVYRTTFERLCSNDITRQNAIVAELGGEMVGLVHYIFHPHNWRVEDVVYLQDLFTAPQQRGKGVAKALINAVYHASDQAGCPSVYWMTQEFNHQARHLYDQIGQLTPFIKYTR
- the deoD gene encoding purine-nucleoside phosphorylase produces the protein MTIHIGATPDQIAETVLLPGDPYRAKWAAETFLSDVALVNEVRGMLGFTGFYKDHRVTIQGSGMGMPSLSIYANELIKDYGAKTLIRIGSCGGMQPHVGIRDIILAMTASSISTPSLGIFKEFNFAPCADYALLEAAARAAQAKAIATHIGGIYSSDVFYDERPDLNQEMTRHGILGVEMEAAELYNLAARYGVRALAVLTVSDHLQTGEALPADQREKSFGDMVEIALHAAFDV
- the sdhB gene encoding succinate dehydrogenase iron-sulfur subunit, encoding MVQLTLPKNSRIRTGKTWPKPAGATNIRKFSIYRWSPDDGENPSVDTYFVDMDRCGPMVLDALIKIKNEIDPTLTFRRSCREGICGSCAMNIDGINTLACIYGMDEIKGDVKIYPLPHMPVIRDLIPDLTHFYAQHASIMPWLETKTNRPAKEWKQSIEDRKKLDGLYECVMCASCSTSCPSYWWNGDRYLGPAALLHAYRWIIDSRDEATGERLDELEDPFKLYRCHTIMNCAKTCPKGLNPAKAISEIKKMMVERTV
- a CDS encoding autoinducer synthase, translated to MLRYLYGDQLSDHPLLRDTMFRDRASQFRTRLKWRVDVDENGFERDEYDALNPLYVVLENNLGRHEGSLRLLPTTGRCMINEKFCFLLGGSSLSSPLIWESTRFCLAPKAFKHSASKLMLAAGEVMLGFGVEQSVAVFDHTMRRIYRRIGATPEILAEQGAGKTYIGLGLWTFSPLQRQAVARRAKVLPEHSSRWFDLAFGASKRVVPVP
- the ccrA gene encoding crotonyl-CoA carboxylase/reductase, with translation MALDVKPETARYEAKEKDLYDVGEMPPLGFVPKSMHAWAIRRERHGEPDRSFQLEVVDVPSLGSHDVLVLVMAAGVNYNGVWAGLGIPISPFDVHKAAYHIAGSDASGIVWAVGEKVTRWRVGDEVVIHCNQDDGDDEECNGGDPMYSASQRIWGYETPDGSFAQFTAVQSQQLMPRPKHLTWEESACYTLTLATAYRMLFGHHPHDLKPGQNVLVWGASGGLGSYAIQLINTAGGNAIAVISDEDKRDFVLSLGAKGVINRKDFKCWGQLPVVNSEAYKTWFAEVRKFGKAIWEITGKGVNVDIVFEHPGESTFPVSTFVCKKGGMVVICAGTTGYNLTLDARYLWMNQKRVQGSHFAHLQQASAANKLMIERRLDPCMSEVFGWNEIPAAHIKMRRNEHKPGNMAVLVQAPRAGLRTFEDAIL